A single genomic interval of Panthera uncia isolate 11264 chromosome A1 unlocalized genomic scaffold, Puncia_PCG_1.0 HiC_scaffold_17, whole genome shotgun sequence harbors:
- the HAPLN1 gene encoding hyaluronan and proteoglycan link protein 1, with the protein MMKSLLLLVLISICWADHHSDNYTLDHDRVIHIQAENGPRLLVEAEQTKVFSHRGGNVTLPCKFYRDPTAFGSGTHKIRIKWTKLTSDYLKEVDVFVSMGYHKKAYAGYQGRVFLKGGSDNDASLVIADLTLEDYGRYKCEVIEGLEDDTAVVSLDLQGVVFPYFPRLGRYNLNFHEAQQACLDQDAVIASFDQLYDAWRGGLDWCNAGWLSDGSVQYPITKPREPCGGQNTVPGVRNYGFWDKDKSRYDVFCFTSNFNGRFYYLIHPTKLTYDEAVQACLNDGAQIAKVGQIFAAWKLLGYDRCDAGWLADGSVRYPISRPRRRCSPTEAAVRFVGFPDKKHKLYGVYCFRAYN; encoded by the exons ATGATGAAGAGTCTACTTCTCCTGGTGCTGATTTCAATCTGCTGGGCTGATCATCATTCAGACAACTATACTCTAGATCATGACAGAGTTATTCACATCCAAG cagaaaATGGCCCCCGTCTACTCGTAGAAGCAGAACAAACCAAGGTGTTCTCACATAGAGGTGGCAATGTTACACTGCCATGTAAATTTTATCGAGACCCTACAGCATTTGGCTCAGGAACCCACAAAATCCGAATCAAGTGGACCAAGCTAACTTCAGATTACCTCAAGGAAGTGGACGTTTTTGTTTCCATGGGATATCACAAGAAAGCCTATGCAGGCTACCAGGGCAGAGTGTTTCTGAAGGGAGGCAGTGATAATGATGCTTCTCTGGTGATCGCAGACCTCACCCTGGAGGATTATGGGAGATATAAGTGTGAGGTGATTGAAGGATTAGAAGATGATACTGCTGTGGTATCATTAGATTTGCAAG GTGTGGTGTTCCCTTACTTCCCACGACTGGGGCGCTACAATCTCAATTTTCACGAGGCACAGCAGGCTTGTCTGGACCAGGATGCTGTGATTGCCTCCTTTGACCAGCTGTACGACGCCTGGCGGGGCGGGCTGGATTGGTGCAATGCCGGCTGGCTCAGTGACGGGTCTGTGCAATATCCCATCACAAAGCCCAGGGAACCCTGTGGAGGCCAGAACACGGTGCCCGGTGTCAGGAACTACGGGTTTTGGGACAAAGATAAAAGCAGATACgatgttttctgttttacatCTAACTTCAATG GCCGTTTTTACTACCTGATCCACCCCACCAAGCTGACCTATGATGAAGCGGTGCAGGCTTGTCTCAACGATGGTGCTCAGATTGCCAAAGTGGGCCAGATCTTCGCTGCCTGGAAACTTCTGGGATACGACCGCTGTGATGCGGGCTGGTTGGCGGATGGCAGTGTCCGCTACCCCATCTCTAGGCCAAGAAGGCGCTGCAGTCCTACTGAGGCTGCCGTGCGCTTTGtgggtttcccagacaaaaagcATAAGCTGTATGGCGTCTACTGCTTCAGAGCATACAACTGA